The proteins below come from a single Methanobacterium formicicum genomic window:
- a CDS encoding ribose-phosphate diphosphokinase, with product MIIGGSSSQKLAANIAHEMDDVLCPLETRKFPDGERYLRIKKEVDDGVVVVQSTGFPQDENLMELFLILKTLRSMGVNDIRTVIPYFGYGRQEKSFNSGEAVSAEVVCQLIEFAGASSVYSLNLHEKNICDLFQIPAFNLSAMPAIAHYVEKNVEDPVIIAPDKGALGFAQEVAEILGCPSDHLEKIRLSPEKVETKPKNLEVEGRDAVIIDDIISTGGTIVNACQILKEHQVGRIVVSCVHPVLVGDALLKIFAAGADDVVGTNTLKSEVSNVSVASLVAEALKKE from the coding sequence ATGATAATTGGAGGATCTTCTTCCCAGAAACTAGCCGCTAATATTGCTCACGAAATGGATGATGTACTTTGTCCCCTTGAAACCCGTAAATTCCCTGATGGAGAACGTTACCTTAGAATTAAGAAAGAAGTGGATGACGGAGTGGTGGTGGTGCAGTCCACGGGTTTCCCTCAGGATGAGAACCTCATGGAACTATTCCTTATTTTAAAAACCCTCCGCAGTATGGGTGTTAACGACATCCGGACAGTGATACCCTATTTTGGTTATGGGCGGCAGGAAAAAAGTTTTAACTCCGGAGAAGCTGTCTCTGCAGAGGTGGTTTGCCAGTTGATAGAATTTGCCGGGGCCAGCTCAGTTTACAGTTTAAATCTTCATGAAAAGAACATCTGTGACCTGTTCCAGATACCCGCCTTCAATCTGTCAGCCATGCCAGCCATTGCCCACTATGTGGAGAAAAATGTAGAAGATCCAGTGATCATAGCCCCGGATAAGGGTGCCCTGGGTTTTGCCCAGGAAGTGGCCGAGATACTGGGCTGCCCATCGGATCATCTGGAGAAAATACGCTTATCCCCGGAGAAAGTGGAAACAAAACCTAAGAATCTGGAGGTTGAAGGCAGAGATGCGGTTATAATCGACGATATCATCAGCACCGGGGGAACCATTGTAAATGCCTGCCAGATCTTGAAAGAACACCAGGTGGGCCGGATCGTGGTTAGCTGCGTGCACCCGGTACTGGTGGGTGACGCCCTTCTGAAGATATTCGCGGCGGGAGCTGACGACGTGGTGGGGACCAATACCCTGAAATCCGAAGTGAGTAATGTCTCTGTAGCCAGTTTAGTGGCTGAAGCCTTG
- the hypA gene encoding hydrogenase maturation nickel metallochaperone HypA has product MHELSMAQAIVDTVLDAAEKNNATEVVEVTIEVGMLTMLNPEQLKFLLDVIVEDTLLADAEIIIEDVPVEIDCRSCDYTGLANTDGSDHYLSIVKCPQCDERNVEILTGKECNVKTIKIEKE; this is encoded by the coding sequence ATGCATGAATTATCCATGGCACAGGCCATAGTGGACACAGTACTAGATGCTGCAGAGAAAAATAACGCCACAGAGGTTGTTGAAGTCACTATTGAAGTGGGAATGCTCACCATGTTAAATCCCGAGCAATTGAAATTTTTATTAGATGTCATAGTAGAGGACACACTCCTTGCTGATGCAGAAATCATTATTGAAGATGTACCCGTGGAGATTGATTGTCGAAGCTGTGATTATACTGGATTAGCCAACACAGATGGTTCTGATCATTACCTGTCCATTGTTAAATGCCCCCAGTGTGATGAAAGGAATGTGGAAATCTTAACTGGAAAAGAATGTAACGTTAAAACTATTAAAATAGAAAAAGAGTGA
- the hypB gene encoding hydrogenase nickel incorporation protein HypB translates to MHKVAEVEVQHDIMVANKKLARKNQRILDKDRVFSVDVVGAIGSGKTSLIEAIIDAVDYKIGVIAGDVISKYDAGRFENHNVPVVGLNTGKECHLDAHLVEHALHDMPLEDIDVLFIENVGNLICPVDFDLGSHMRMVVISVTEGDDTVEKHPLIFQDADLVVINKVDLAEAVGSDSDKMVRDVKELNSEVQVIKTSLKTGTGFEEVIKAIDGFITDN, encoded by the coding sequence ATGCATAAAGTTGCAGAAGTGGAAGTTCAACACGATATAATGGTGGCCAATAAGAAACTGGCCCGTAAAAATCAGAGAATACTGGATAAAGACCGCGTATTTTCAGTGGATGTGGTGGGAGCCATAGGATCCGGCAAAACATCCCTCATAGAAGCCATAATCGACGCGGTTGATTACAAGATCGGAGTCATTGCCGGTGATGTTATCAGTAAATACGATGCTGGTAGATTTGAAAATCATAACGTACCAGTAGTGGGATTGAACACAGGCAAAGAATGCCATTTAGACGCCCATCTCGTGGAACATGCCCTTCATGACATGCCCCTTGAAGATATAGATGTATTATTCATTGAAAATGTAGGTAATCTCATCTGCCCCGTGGATTTTGACCTGGGCAGCCACATGCGTATGGTGGTAATCAGTGTCACTGAAGGGGACGACACCGTGGAAAAACACCCCCTGATTTTCCAGGATGCCGATCTGGTGGTCATCAACAAGGTGGACCTGGCTGAAGCAGTGGGTTCTGATTCTGATAAGATGGTCCGCGACGTCAAAGAGTTAAACTCCGAAGTACAAGTAATCAAAACCAGCCTAAAAACTGGAACTGGTTTCGAAGAGGTTATTAAAGCAATTGACGGTTTTATAACCGATAATTGA
- a CDS encoding DUF354 domain-containing protein, translated as MKIWIDIVNSPHVRFFHSIIRYLENQGEEVLVTTRRFGDVHRLLDLFGIEYNLVGWHGVSLEEKLIRSTQRAYELSQIISREKPDVAVSKHSIELPRVSYGLKIPSVYVLDNEHAIAANKLTLSLCDRIILPEVIDREAVIRCGADPDHLYPYNGTSEITHLVDFQHNPNIFQDLKLDLEKEKTILMRPEPALASYLEADCRKTVLSPIVEALEDQANILVIPRFREQQKIFENDKKITLIKPPVDTFSLMKACDLVIGAGGTMNREAALLGTPVISCYPGELLSVDSYYIEKGLMKRSTHPDEIVGLARELLQDNHHHPQLSTDDLFKIIIDSIYQAGEG; from the coding sequence TTGAAGATATGGATCGATATTGTTAACTCCCCCCATGTACGGTTTTTCCACAGCATAATCCGCTACCTGGAGAATCAGGGTGAAGAAGTTTTGGTAACTACCCGCCGTTTTGGTGATGTGCACCGACTCCTGGATTTGTTTGGGATAGAATACAATTTGGTGGGATGGCACGGGGTGAGCCTGGAGGAAAAACTCATCCGCAGTACACAGAGGGCTTACGAACTTTCCCAGATCATAAGCCGGGAAAAACCAGATGTGGCGGTTTCCAAACACTCCATTGAACTTCCCCGCGTTTCTTATGGACTTAAAATACCCAGTGTGTACGTTTTGGATAATGAACATGCCATAGCTGCTAATAAACTCACTTTATCCCTTTGTGATAGGATCATTTTACCGGAAGTGATTGATAGGGAAGCGGTTATTCGTTGTGGTGCTGACCCCGACCATCTGTACCCCTACAATGGTACTTCGGAGATCACTCACCTGGTGGATTTCCAGCACAACCCTAACATATTCCAAGATCTTAAACTGGATTTGGAAAAGGAAAAAACCATACTTATGAGGCCCGAACCGGCACTGGCATCATATTTGGAGGCAGATTGTAGGAAAACTGTTCTCTCACCCATAGTGGAAGCACTGGAGGATCAGGCCAATATACTGGTGATACCCCGCTTCCGGGAACAGCAGAAAATATTTGAAAATGATAAAAAGATCACGTTGATAAAGCCACCAGTGGACACTTTCAGCCTTATGAAGGCCTGTGACCTGGTTATAGGGGCTGGGGGGACCATGAATCGGGAAGCAGCGCTCCTGGGAACTCCGGTGATCTCCTGTTACCCTGGTGAACTACTTTCTGTGGATTCCTATTACATTGAAAAGGGTCTAATGAAACGCTCCACCCATCCTGATGAAATAGTGGGACTGGCCCGGGAACTTCTCCAGGACAATCATCACCATCCCCAGCTTTCCACTGATGACCTGTTTAAAATAATCATTGACAGTATATATCAGGCTGGCGAAGGTTAA
- a CDS encoding DUF1890 domain-containing protein, whose translation MKKAIILLGCPESPSQTPLTIYAAHKLTEMGYEVTVASTPSAKKLVEVADPVEYYVQNKIDIESCLDNLEEGEFDLLLGFVAKDAAVSYFVTFYHILNTKSLALVFHRDPEKLENFENSVRENTNADIASARAYHNPTPLRVRLDRALDKLEKQGDS comes from the coding sequence ATGAAAAAAGCCATAATTTTGTTAGGATGCCCTGAATCACCCTCACAAACTCCTTTAACAATCTACGCTGCCCATAAATTAACGGAAATGGGATATGAAGTTACTGTGGCCAGCACCCCCTCAGCCAAGAAACTGGTGGAGGTAGCTGATCCAGTGGAGTACTATGTGCAGAACAAGATAGACATTGAATCCTGCCTGGATAATTTGGAGGAAGGGGAATTTGATCTTCTCCTGGGATTTGTGGCCAAAGACGCTGCAGTTAGCTACTTCGTAACATTCTATCACATCCTCAACACCAAAAGCCTGGCCTTGGTCTTCCACCGTGACCCTGAAAAACTGGAAAACTTTGAAAATTCAGTCAGGGAAAACACCAATGCTGATATTGCCTCGGCCAGAGCATACCATAATCCTACCCCACTCCGGGTACGACTGGACCGGGCACTGGATAAACTTGAAAAACAGGGGGACTCCTGA
- a CDS encoding DUF1894 domain-containing protein gives MFCLDTYLRESEDYEIHMTRSGFKDCARFIEENAPEVVHVKPGEKIVGARIIGIPPVPIGINEEKGTIMLPYTKPCYGTATVEVPVPPEERENIRAVGID, from the coding sequence ATGTTTTGTCTTGATACTTACCTCCGTGAATCAGAAGACTACGAAATACACATGACTCGATCCGGCTTTAAGGATTGTGCTCGCTTTATAGAAGAAAACGCCCCGGAAGTGGTTCATGTTAAACCAGGAGAGAAAATTGTAGGGGCCCGTATCATAGGAATACCTCCGGTCCCCATAGGTATTAATGAGGAGAAGGGCACCATTATGCTACCTTACACCAAACCCTGCTACGGAACAGCAACTGTGGAAGTACCAGTCCCCCCTGAAGAGCGGGAGAATATCCGGGCCGTGGGAATTGATTAG
- a CDS encoding histidine kinase dimerization/phosphoacceptor domain -containing protein: MSVIDEPNPKAIPNTTNGIIRSRIIHNSQGEAIDHRIVDVNEAFQNITGLDCLEVMGQSNKEVFEDPLFLNIFKKMESVENSESFEEYSVQFNKHLEIFSFSVGKNEYATIFKDISQRELFLRKKEELEKEITSRLKQQSALSEISQLTLSNASLKEIFHKTTEILAEALQVDYSKILRLLPQEQQFIMEAGVGWEVPSRDNYIILDNLESQAGYTLLSEKPVIVEDLSLETRFSGPQLLVDHGVTSGVSVIIGPLKDPYGVMGVHTVEHRIFSPFDVEFVQAVANVLANIINQNRISHELEESETRYRLLAENASDMISTHKTSGNYSYASPYSLELIGYLPEELKGESAFIFIHPDDIESVKENQAKLLSSGNIVISNYRLKHKEGDYVWVESTARILDPQTGEIIVITRDISERMVAEQELRSSLKDKEILLQEIHHRVKNNMQIISSLLNLQSNFITDPEAIGVFRESQNRVKSMALLHENLYQSREMDKVDFKQYVKKLTDNLLSTYSTHSSHLKTEISSENVKLNIETAIPCGLIINELLTNSLKYAFPQGEKGTVYLKIKAINDKYVLILGDNGVGLPPDFDLESTDTLGLRLVHNLVNQIDGELKVKNSKGTCFEIVFRELQYKKRI, encoded by the coding sequence ATTTCAGTAATAGACGAACCTAACCCTAAGGCAATCCCAAATACGACAAATGGAATAATTCGAAGCCGAATAATCCATAATTCCCAGGGAGAAGCTATAGACCACCGGATTGTAGATGTCAATGAAGCTTTCCAGAACATTACCGGACTTGATTGCCTGGAAGTTATGGGTCAGAGTAATAAAGAAGTTTTTGAAGACCCCTTATTCTTAAATATATTCAAAAAAATGGAATCCGTGGAAAATTCAGAGAGTTTTGAGGAATATTCAGTTCAATTCAATAAACACTTGGAAATTTTCTCTTTTTCTGTAGGGAAAAATGAATACGCCACTATTTTTAAGGATATATCACAACGTGAGCTTTTTTTAAGGAAGAAAGAGGAATTGGAAAAGGAAATAACATCCCGCCTAAAACAACAATCCGCACTATCCGAAATAAGTCAACTAACCCTATCAAATGCTTCTTTAAAGGAAATATTCCACAAGACAACAGAGATATTAGCCGAAGCTCTCCAAGTGGATTACAGTAAAATTTTAAGGCTGTTACCCCAAGAACAGCAATTTATAATGGAAGCTGGAGTGGGATGGGAGGTTCCTAGCCGTGATAACTATATTATCCTGGACAATCTTGAATCACAGGCTGGTTACACCTTACTTTCTGAAAAGCCAGTGATTGTGGAGGATCTTTCCCTGGAAACCAGATTTTCAGGACCACAACTACTTGTGGATCACGGGGTTACCAGCGGGGTGAGTGTTATTATTGGGCCCCTAAAGGATCCCTATGGTGTAATGGGAGTTCATACGGTTGAACACCGTATATTCAGCCCCTTTGATGTTGAATTCGTACAGGCCGTGGCCAACGTCCTGGCCAACATCATTAACCAGAACCGTATCTCCCATGAGCTGGAAGAAAGTGAGACGCGCTACCGTTTACTGGCGGAAAATGCATCAGACATGATATCCACCCATAAAACAAGTGGAAATTATAGTTATGCTTCTCCTTATTCTCTGGAACTAATAGGCTACCTTCCAGAAGAACTTAAAGGAGAAAGTGCATTTATTTTTATTCATCCGGATGATATTGAATCTGTGAAAGAAAATCAGGCTAAATTACTGTCTTCTGGAAATATTGTTATCTCCAATTACCGTTTGAAACATAAGGAAGGTGATTATGTTTGGGTGGAGTCTACAGCAAGAATTTTAGACCCTCAAACAGGGGAAATAATTGTTATAACCCGAGACATATCCGAAAGGATGGTGGCAGAACAGGAACTTAGGAGTTCTCTTAAAGACAAGGAGATTTTACTCCAGGAAATTCATCATCGGGTTAAAAATAATATGCAGATAATCTCCAGCCTCCTGAATCTTCAATCGAATTTTATCACAGATCCAGAGGCTATAGGTGTATTTCGTGAAAGTCAAAACCGGGTTAAGAGTATGGCCCTCCTTCACGAGAATCTTTACCAGTCCCGGGAAATGGACAAGGTGGATTTTAAACAGTACGTGAAAAAATTAACAGATAACCTGCTGAGCACCTACAGTACCCACTCCAGTCACCTGAAAACCGAGATATCATCAGAAAATGTTAAATTAAATATCGAAACTGCCATACCCTGCGGACTCATCATCAATGAACTTTTAACCAACAGCTTAAAATATGCCTTCCCCCAAGGAGAAAAAGGCACAGTTTATCTGAAAATCAAGGCTATTAATGATAAATACGTTCTTATCCTGGGAGATAACGGGGTGGGACTGCCCCCTGATTTTGACCTGGAATCCACGGATACACTGGGACTGCGTCTGGTACACAACCTGGTGAACCAGATCGATGGCGAATTAAAGGTCAAAAATTCTAAAGGAACCTGTTTTGAGATCGTATTTAGAGAATTACAGTATAAAAAGCGAATATAG
- a CDS encoding pyridoxamine 5'-phosphate oxidase family protein yields the protein MEFADCVKFANENPVAWLATVEGDQPRVRGMGMWYADETGFYFQTATMKEMVGQLEKNGKVEFAFYHPDEAVGTMLRVSGEVEFLDDVEIKKKVLADRPFLAEFGLTAEGPELVVFRISNGEAHFWDWESNVKPKEIIKF from the coding sequence ATGGAATTTGCCGATTGTGTGAAATTCGCCAATGAAAACCCGGTTGCCTGGCTGGCAACTGTTGAAGGGGACCAACCCCGTGTTAGGGGAATGGGGATGTGGTATGCTGACGAGACTGGTTTTTACTTCCAGACAGCCACCATGAAAGAGATGGTGGGGCAGCTGGAGAAAAATGGTAAGGTGGAATTTGCATTCTACCATCCCGATGAGGCCGTGGGGACCATGCTAAGGGTTTCTGGTGAGGTTGAATTCTTGGATGACGTAGAAATCAAAAAGAAAGTCCTGGCAGACCGACCCTTCCTGGCAGAGTTTGGACTCACTGCTGAAGGTCCAGAACTGGTTGTATTCAGGATTTCTAATGGTGAAGCCCACTTCTGGGACTGGGAGAGCAATGTAAAGCCCAAAGAGATCATTAAATTTTGA
- a CDS encoding methionine synthase, with protein sequence MLTTVVGSYPSHPQEPSSFSSKLSSLLGNYDPYQAAVESAVKDQVKSGVNLVSTGQVRGDMVEIFACEITGMAWEEGTSKIKGKILPLNYSIGANDIKIALKTANQISGDFKAAEQVLINGEFNQAARGVKGIITGPTTLVLSSRMEGFYTVEKRDKAIIDLAHALNREAKYLEKAGAALIQFDEPFLSTGMADMKTAHQAIKIAQNGLKVPLAMHVCGDVGQILGKLLKFPVDIIDCEFAGIRKNLEVLQNTDLGGKKIGFGCVDTKTERVESSEEIHTLLKEGMEIIGADNMLVDPDCGMRMLPREVAYQKLKNMTEAVGWLS encoded by the coding sequence ATGTTAACCACTGTAGTTGGAAGCTACCCATCACACCCCCAGGAACCATCTTCGTTTTCTTCTAAACTATCCTCCCTTCTGGGTAATTACGATCCTTACCAGGCAGCAGTGGAATCTGCGGTTAAGGACCAGGTAAAGTCCGGTGTAAACCTGGTCTCCACCGGGCAGGTACGAGGGGATATGGTGGAAATATTCGCCTGTGAAATAACTGGAATGGCCTGGGAAGAGGGAACCTCCAAGATAAAGGGGAAAATACTCCCACTCAACTACTCAATAGGTGCTAATGATATTAAAATCGCTTTGAAAACTGCAAATCAGATATCTGGAGATTTTAAGGCGGCAGAACAAGTTTTAATTAACGGTGAATTTAACCAAGCTGCCCGGGGAGTGAAGGGCATAATAACCGGTCCCACTACCCTGGTTTTGTCTTCACGAATGGAAGGATTCTACACCGTGGAAAAACGAGATAAAGCCATCATTGACCTGGCCCACGCCCTTAACCGTGAAGCAAAATACCTGGAAAAGGCGGGTGCTGCACTGATACAATTTGATGAACCCTTCCTCTCCACGGGTATGGCTGATATGAAAACCGCCCACCAAGCCATAAAAATAGCTCAAAATGGATTGAAAGTACCCCTGGCCATGCACGTGTGTGGGGATGTGGGACAGATCTTGGGCAAACTCCTGAAATTCCCAGTGGACATCATTGACTGTGAATTTGCCGGTATCCGGAAAAATCTGGAAGTCCTCCAGAATACAGATCTGGGGGGTAAAAAGATCGGCTTTGGATGTGTGGACACCAAAACAGAACGAGTGGAAAGTTCAGAAGAAATCCACACCCTCCTGAAGGAAGGAATGGAAATTATAGGAGCAGATAACATGTTGGTAGACCCGGACTGTGGAATGCGTATGCTACCTCGTGAGGTGGCTTATCAAAAACTGAAGAACATGACGGAGGCAGTGGGATGGCTATCCTGA
- a CDS encoding thymidylate synthase translates to MAILIKTPTIKSGWETLVKRVMEKGAEIKDERGSLTLEIRNTVVNIKRPLELEIPKGYFWSGEKLEIYAEQFLSDDKQGFVYTYGNRLRGHFEGIDQIGEAIRRLKNCRESRRAISVTWDPTTDTKNEEVPCMILVDFKIRDGKLHTTGLWRSHDIYGAWFPNAVGLTHLAKYVAEEVGVEVGSLTIHSISAHIYQVNFEEALRV, encoded by the coding sequence ATGGCTATCCTGATTAAAACCCCCACCATAAAATCTGGTTGGGAAACACTGGTAAAAAGGGTAATGGAAAAAGGTGCAGAAATAAAGGACGAAAGAGGCTCCCTGACACTGGAGATTCGTAACACAGTGGTTAATATTAAAAGGCCGCTGGAACTGGAAATTCCCAAGGGATACTTCTGGAGCGGTGAAAAACTGGAGATATACGCGGAACAGTTCCTGAGTGATGATAAACAGGGATTTGTGTACACCTATGGAAACCGTTTAAGAGGACACTTTGAAGGGATAGATCAGATAGGAGAAGCTATCCGGCGCCTTAAAAACTGTAGAGAATCTCGAAGGGCCATATCTGTAACCTGGGACCCTACCACCGACACCAAGAATGAAGAAGTACCCTGCATGATACTGGTGGACTTTAAAATAAGGGATGGAAAACTGCACACCACAGGATTATGGCGTTCTCATGACATATACGGAGCCTGGTTCCCCAATGCCGTGGGATTAACCCATCTGGCCAAATACGTTGCAGAAGAAGTGGGAGTGGAAGTGGGAAGTCTAACCATACACTCCATCAGTGCCCACATATACCAGGTGAACTTTGAAGAAGCCTTAAGAGTATAA
- the mch gene encoding methenyltetrahydromethanopterin cyclohydrolase has protein sequence MVSVNLEAKKTVDLMIENADDLNIAVHKLENGSTVIDAGVDVAGSFKAGELYTKVCLGGLAEVGISIPGDLSENFAIPSVKIKTHQPAISTLGSQKAGWSVSVGDFFALGSGPARALALKPEETYEEIGYMDEADLAIITLESDKLPGVDVMDYVAKECKVAPENVYALVAPTSSLVGSIQIAGRVVENGTYKMLEALHFDVNKVKHAAGIAPIAPVDPDGMKAMGKTNDAVLFGGRTYYYIESETKDNLKELAEKLPSSAADGYGKPFYDVFKEANFDFFQIDKGMFAPAEVVINDLTTGELFRGGYVNVELLKKSFGI, from the coding sequence ATGGTAAGTGTTAATTTAGAAGCTAAAAAAACAGTAGACTTAATGATTGAGAATGCAGACGACCTTAACATTGCTGTTCACAAACTGGAAAACGGTTCAACAGTTATCGATGCAGGGGTAGATGTAGCTGGAAGTTTCAAAGCAGGAGAACTCTACACCAAAGTTTGCCTGGGTGGACTGGCCGAAGTGGGAATATCCATCCCTGGAGACCTCTCTGAAAACTTCGCAATACCCTCAGTGAAGATAAAAACTCACCAGCCAGCTATTTCAACCTTGGGATCGCAGAAAGCAGGTTGGTCCGTGAGCGTAGGTGACTTTTTCGCCCTGGGATCTGGCCCAGCCCGAGCACTGGCCTTAAAACCAGAGGAAACCTATGAAGAAATCGGTTACATGGACGAAGCTGACCTGGCCATCATCACCCTGGAATCAGACAAGCTTCCGGGAGTGGATGTCATGGATTACGTGGCTAAAGAATGTAAAGTAGCACCGGAAAATGTCTACGCCCTGGTGGCACCCACTTCATCCCTGGTTGGTTCCATCCAGATCGCGGGAAGAGTGGTGGAAAACGGAACCTACAAAATGCTGGAAGCACTACACTTCGACGTGAACAAGGTTAAACACGCAGCAGGTATAGCTCCCATAGCACCAGTGGATCCGGATGGAATGAAGGCCATGGGAAAAACCAACGACGCAGTCTTATTCGGAGGTCGAACCTACTACTACATAGAATCCGAGACCAAAGACAACCTGAAAGAACTGGCAGAAAAATTACCTTCATCTGCTGCTGATGGATACGGAAAACCATTCTACGATGTCTTCAAGGAAGCCAACTTCGACTTCTTCCAGATCGACAAGGGAATGTTTGCACCAGCTGAAGTGGTTATCAACGACCTCACCACCGGAGAATTATTCCGGGGTGGATACGTAAACGTGGAATTACTGAAAAAGTCCTTTGGAATATAA
- the ribC gene encoding riboflavin synthase, translating to MKIGICDTTFARYDMASAAINEIKQHVGNNKIIRRTVPGVKDLPVACKKLIEEEGCEVVMALGMPGPEVMDKTCAHEASTGLIQAQLMTNTHILEVFVHEDEGVDEKDLKFLADNRAREHAQNLVKMFFKKGALEKEAGMGMREGHPDKGPL from the coding sequence ATGAAAATTGGAATCTGCGATACTACCTTTGCCCGTTACGACATGGCCTCGGCAGCTATAAATGAGATAAAACAGCATGTGGGCAACAATAAAATAATCCGAAGAACAGTTCCTGGTGTTAAGGACCTGCCAGTGGCCTGTAAAAAACTCATTGAAGAGGAAGGCTGTGAAGTGGTCATGGCCCTGGGAATGCCAGGACCAGAGGTAATGGACAAAACCTGTGCTCATGAGGCCTCTACCGGACTTATCCAGGCCCAACTCATGACCAACACCCATATCCTGGAAGTCTTCGTCCACGAGGACGAGGGAGTGGATGAGAAGGACCTCAAATTCCTGGCAGATAACCGTGCCCGGGAACATGCCCAGAACCTGGTTAAAATGTTCTTTAAAAAGGGAGCGCTGGAGAAGGAAGCAGGGATGGGAATGAGAGAAGGACATCCAGATAAAGGTCCATTATAG
- a CDS encoding ABC transporter ATP-binding protein has translation MNENIVEIRNLRKGFDKGKITALNGIDLNIKKGEFVSIIGPSGSGKSTLLNMIGALDRPDEGKIMVAGYDLQGKSDLSQFRSREIGFIFQLHNLIPNLSVVENVEIPMFESGLSGRQMREKALKLLDYMNLSDKASRKPTELSGGERQRVAIARSLANDPSIILADEPTGSLDSKNGDMILNLLKDLHDKEQVTLIMVTHDLKVAALAERTIEVLDGKIKT, from the coding sequence ATGAATGAGAACATTGTAGAGATTAGAAATCTCAGGAAAGGATTTGATAAAGGTAAGATAACTGCCCTGAATGGTATTGACCTTAATATCAAGAAGGGAGAATTTGTTTCCATTATCGGACCCTCGGGTTCGGGTAAATCCACCCTCCTTAATATGATTGGAGCTCTGGACCGGCCGGATGAAGGTAAGATTATGGTGGCCGGCTACGATCTCCAGGGAAAAAGTGATCTGAGCCAGTTCCGCTCCCGGGAGATTGGTTTCATCTTCCAGTTACACAACCTCATACCCAACCTCAGCGTGGTGGAGAATGTGGAGATACCTATGTTTGAAAGTGGTTTATCCGGCCGGCAGATGAGAGAAAAGGCTCTGAAACTGTTGGATTATATGAATCTCTCGGATAAAGCTTCCCGAAAGCCCACCGAGCTTTCTGGAGGTGAAAGGCAAAGGGTGGCCATTGCCCGGTCCCTGGCCAATGATCCCTCCATAATATTGGCTGATGAACCCACCGGTTCCCTGGATTCCAAAAACGGGGATATGATACTGAACCTTCTCAAGGATCTCCATGATAAGGAGCAGGTAACCCTGATCATGGTAACCCACGACTTGAAGGTGGCTGCACTGGCCGAAAGAACCATTGAGGTTTTAGATGGGAAAATAAAGACTTGA